The following are encoded together in the Anaerostipes caccae L1-92 genome:
- a CDS encoding DeoR/GlpR family DNA-binding transcription regulator, protein MAKREKRLNELLSYIKTYEYVPIPQLMSDFNVSKSTIIRDLSILDEQGLIERIHGGARALSDDRITKFNIREKLNEKEKTAIVRRAAMQVHDNDTIYLDTGSTCFLLYKEITAKNVTVFTPNLAIIHYGPRSNVTHIYALEGEVSTSNYSLTGNLTLENMKRIYPEKIFFSALGLHNHHNHEIQCANEIQMSTIRIICEMEGLKILMLDSSKIGLHKAFQGNPVRDVDLLITDSNILAEDAKSIQNSAKEMIVADL, encoded by the coding sequence ATGGCAAAAAGAGAAAAAAGACTGAATGAATTGTTATCTTATATTAAAACTTATGAGTATGTTCCAATCCCCCAGCTGATGAGCGATTTTAATGTTTCAAAATCAACGATCATTCGTGACCTGTCCATTTTAGATGAACAGGGACTGATTGAGCGGATCCACGGCGGAGCCCGCGCGCTTTCCGATGACCGGATCACAAAATTTAATATTCGGGAAAAGCTCAATGAAAAAGAAAAAACTGCGATTGTGCGCCGTGCCGCAATGCAGGTCCATGACAATGACACGATCTATCTGGATACAGGTTCTACCTGTTTTCTCCTTTACAAAGAGATCACCGCAAAGAATGTCACGGTTTTCACCCCTAATCTGGCGATCATTCATTATGGCCCCCGTTCCAACGTGACACATATTTATGCCCTTGAAGGAGAGGTGTCCACCTCCAACTATTCACTGACCGGCAACCTGACACTTGAAAATATGAAAAGGATCTATCCGGAAAAAATTTTCTTTTCTGCTCTTGGTCTTCACAACCACCATAATCATGAGATCCAATGTGCAAATGAGATTCAGATGAGCACTATAAGGATCATTTGTGAGATGGAAGGGTTAAAGATTCTTATGCTGGATTCTTCAAAGATCGGTCTTCACAAAGCATTCCAGGGAAATCCGGTCCGTGACGTTGACCTGCTGATCACAGATTCCAATATTTTGGCTGAGGATGCCAAAAGTATTCAAAACAGTGCGAAAGAGATGATTGTTGCAGACTTGTGA
- a CDS encoding PTS sugar transporter, translated as MGREIRAMVACGSGIATSTVAANAVHEIFQELGIDVKIIKGTVPEISEKADEMDIVFVTNCYREEISCPVVNVTAFLTGIKKGKKIAEIKDVITGLNEKING; from the coding sequence ATGGGAAGAGAGATCAGAGCGATGGTAGCATGCGGCAGCGGCATTGCGACTTCGACGGTTGCAGCAAATGCAGTCCATGAAATATTTCAGGAACTTGGGATTGATGTAAAAATCATAAAAGGTACGGTTCCGGAAATATCTGAAAAAGCAGATGAGATGGATATTGTGTTTGTGACAAATTGCTATAGAGAAGAAATTTCGTGTCCGGTAGTCAATGTTACAGCTTTTCTGACCGGAATAAAAAAAGGCAAAAAGATTGCAGAGATTAAAGATGTCATTACAGGTCTGAATGAAAAGATTAATGGATAG
- a CDS encoding PTS transporter subunit IIC has translation MELINTIVKFISDVGASAMLPFVIAVLGLYFRIGVKKAVRNGLMVGIGFLGINTALGILTGAMGNISGYYQNLGSGFTVIDGGWPALGAAGWSTPFAMLVIPLGFILNFILVRFRFTKTLNVDLWNYWHFLITACMVYYPMRLGGASVITAGIAGTIAALVCSVIVLKVADATAESWQDYFGQEGTAVTTQFAMVTAYPIAKMTNWVLDRIPGIKDTKFDLKTLSKRLGIFGDTSVMSFVIGIILCIITKQSAANTLTISISIAAAIVLLPKMVSVLLEGLGPIGQAASEFMQKKLGDEYDINIGMDVALGLGDTCAIQTAVIMIPITIALGFIVPGVNFFPIGLVGGMVYTTTVSSWASKGNVLKTLISAIMVTVYELIAMSFMAGLTTLVVKAAGTMDLSGGAQVVGTVCDTIYNVIIAIIAKFAGLI, from the coding sequence ATGGAACTGATCAATACGATAGTAAAATTTATTTCGGATGTAGGAGCTTCCGCCATGCTGCCGTTTGTCATAGCAGTGCTGGGTCTTTACTTTAGGATAGGAGTAAAGAAAGCAGTCAGAAACGGATTGATGGTAGGGATTGGATTTCTTGGAATTAACACGGCACTGGGAATCCTTACCGGAGCGATGGGGAACATCTCCGGATATTATCAGAATCTTGGGAGCGGATTTACTGTCATCGACGGCGGATGGCCGGCGCTCGGAGCGGCAGGATGGTCAACACCCTTTGCGATGCTGGTGATTCCGCTGGGGTTTATATTAAATTTTATTCTGGTGAGATTCCGGTTTACAAAAACATTAAACGTGGACTTGTGGAATTACTGGCATTTTTTAATTACCGCGTGTATGGTTTATTATCCGATGAGACTCGGAGGAGCTTCCGTTATTACCGCGGGAATTGCGGGAACGATTGCGGCTCTTGTCTGTTCGGTCATCGTGCTGAAGGTGGCAGATGCCACCGCAGAAAGCTGGCAGGACTATTTCGGACAGGAGGGAACGGCCGTTACCACCCAATTTGCTATGGTAACGGCTTACCCGATCGCTAAAATGACAAACTGGGTCCTGGACAGAATTCCCGGAATCAAAGATACGAAATTTGATTTAAAGACCCTCAGTAAGAGATTAGGAATTTTCGGAGATACGTCGGTTATGAGTTTTGTGATCGGTATCATCCTTTGTATTATTACAAAACAGTCTGCGGCAAATACTTTGACGATCAGCATTTCCATTGCGGCAGCCATTGTATTGCTTCCAAAGATGGTATCTGTTTTGTTGGAAGGATTGGGACCTATCGGACAGGCTGCCTCTGAATTTATGCAGAAAAAGCTTGGAGACGAATACGACATTAATATCGGTATGGACGTGGCATTGGGGCTTGGTGATACCTGCGCCATTCAGACAGCTGTCATCATGATACCGATTACAATAGCATTGGGATTTATCGTTCCGGGAGTGAATTTCTTTCCCATTGGCCTTGTAGGCGGCATGGTTTATACGACGACCGTTTCTTCATGGGCATCCAAAGGTAATGTACTGAAGACACTGATCTCAGCAATTATGGTTACTGTATATGAGCTGATTGCCATGAGCTTTATGGCAGGGCTTACAACACTGGTAGTAAAGGCGGCCGGGACTATGGACCTGTCCGGCGGAGCACAGGTGGTTGGTACAGTCTGCGACACCATTTACAACGTGATCATCGCGATCATTGCAAAGTTTGCAGGGTTGATCTAG
- a CDS encoding alcohol dehydrogenase catalytic domain-containing protein: MSEIPATMKAALWYAPLDVRFVDVPVPEIDDKGVLIKTKVTLTCGTDVKTYKRGYPGEKPGATFGHEVAGEIVKVGKDVEGFKVGDRVVTHNTAPCGSCYYCKIGRNDGECESLVRIKGGHSQYVAVPDQIVKTNLFHVPDQVPYKAAALVEPFSCAVYGADMTPVHFGDYVVILGAGPIGLMIAMLMKKKGAKVIHADFSAKRLEVSKSLGTDIVFDLTGVEDPVKEIRALTPDGRGADSAIDASGQPAAWENAINIVRKAGFVNLFGGCKAGTTITVDTHRIHYDGVTLTGFYHTTPRHVQMAADMIINGEIPVDTFVTGEYPWEQLIEAVEAHGRQEGIKNAINWD; encoded by the coding sequence ATGAGTGAAATTCCAGCAACAATGAAAGCAGCATTATGGTATGCACCTTTAGATGTAAGATTTGTAGATGTTCCGGTACCGGAGATCGATGATAAAGGGGTATTGATCAAAACAAAGGTTACCCTGACATGCGGAACCGATGTAAAAACATATAAGCGAGGATATCCGGGAGAAAAACCGGGTGCTACATTTGGCCATGAAGTTGCGGGGGAAATTGTAAAAGTAGGAAAAGATGTAGAAGGATTTAAAGTGGGAGACAGGGTAGTTACCCATAATACGGCGCCGTGCGGAAGCTGTTATTACTGCAAGATCGGCCGGAATGACGGGGAATGTGAGTCTCTGGTGCGCATCAAAGGCGGACATTCTCAGTATGTGGCAGTGCCGGACCAGATTGTGAAAACAAACCTGTTCCATGTCCCGGATCAGGTTCCGTATAAGGCAGCTGCATTGGTAGAGCCATTTTCCTGTGCTGTCTACGGTGCAGATATGACTCCGGTACATTTTGGTGACTATGTGGTTATCCTGGGGGCAGGCCCTATCGGACTGATGATTGCCATGCTCATGAAGAAAAAGGGAGCAAAAGTGATCCATGCAGACTTTAGTGCAAAACGTTTGGAAGTCAGCAAATCTCTGGGGACAGATATTGTGTTTGACCTGACCGGTGTGGAAGATCCGGTGAAAGAAATCCGGGCACTGACACCGGACGGACGAGGTGCAGACTCAGCGATTGATGCTTCCGGACAGCCGGCTGCATGGGAAAATGCAATTAATATTGTCCGCAAAGCAGGATTTGTCAATCTGTTTGGAGGATGCAAAGCAGGTACAACCATTACCGTTGATACACATAGAATTCACTACGATGGGGTGACATTGACGGGATTCTATCACACAACTCCAAGACATGTGCAGATGGCGGCTGATATGATCATCAATGGCGAAATTCCTGTAGATACTTTTGTAACGGGTGAATACCCGTGGGAACAGCTCATTGAGGCGGTGGAAGCCCATGGAAGACAGGAAGGAATTAAAAATGCCATCAACTGGGACTGA
- a CDS encoding class II aldolase/adducin family protein: MSEALNKAKSEVVRACKIISGNGYVLGTAGNVSSIVEGENLFVITPSSYPYNIMEEKDLVVADLDGNIVEGDKKPSIEFTMHRGIYRERNDVKAIVHSHSPYATAAASVQGVNMIPAVDIEAAFGLGGDMDIAGFAPPGSPELAEFARAAIGEKGGVLLSNHGAIGVGKNMDEALLASDNIERNCRLYLSIRAAGKVKTMPEEFMDFSSSVFKEVSGIKQ; the protein is encoded by the coding sequence ATGTCTGAAGCATTAAATAAAGCAAAATCAGAAGTTGTGCGTGCCTGCAAAATTATTTCCGGTAATGGATATGTACTTGGTACAGCAGGAAATGTCTCATCCATTGTGGAAGGAGAGAATTTGTTTGTCATCACGCCGTCCAGCTATCCGTATAACATTATGGAAGAAAAGGATCTGGTCGTGGCAGACCTGGACGGAAATATTGTAGAGGGGGATAAAAAACCGTCCATTGAATTTACCATGCATCGGGGAATTTATCGGGAGAGAAACGATGTAAAAGCCATTGTACACTCTCATTCACCATATGCCACTGCGGCAGCCAGTGTTCAAGGGGTTAATATGATCCCGGCGGTGGACATTGAAGCGGCTTTTGGACTCGGCGGAGATATGGATATCGCCGGGTTTGCCCCTCCGGGGAGCCCAGAACTTGCAGAGTTTGCACGAGCAGCCATAGGAGAAAAAGGCGGCGTACTGCTGTCAAACCACGGAGCCATCGGTGTGGGAAAAAATATGGATGAGGCACTGCTTGCCAGCGATAATATTGAAAGAAACTGCAGATTGTATTTAAGCATCAGGGCTGCAGGAAAAGTAAAAACAATGCCGGAAGAATTTATGGATTTTTCATCCTCTGTTTTTAAAGAAGTAAGCGGCATAAAACAGTAA
- a CDS encoding PTS sugar transporter subunit IIA → MMKKVFVIEGEARNKEEALRLTFQKLYEEGFVKESFYEGCVEREKQFPTGLDTPIPVAIPHTDSVHVISPAVCVLRLKKPVAFSLMEDDSRQAEAEFVFNMALKSNDDQLGMLNKIIGTVQDVKLLKNAKTMSCSSLENDLQRKWTDQERRSNG, encoded by the coding sequence ATGATGAAAAAGGTTTTTGTTATAGAAGGTGAGGCTCGGAACAAAGAAGAAGCATTAAGGCTTACATTCCAGAAGCTTTATGAGGAAGGTTTCGTAAAAGAAAGTTTTTATGAGGGATGTGTTGAAAGGGAGAAACAGTTTCCCACGGGACTGGATACACCGATTCCAGTGGCAATTCCCCACACGGACTCTGTCCATGTAATATCTCCTGCGGTGTGTGTACTGAGACTTAAAAAACCGGTTGCTTTCTCTTTAATGGAGGATGATTCCAGACAGGCCGAGGCAGAATTTGTGTTCAATATGGCATTAAAATCTAATGATGATCAGCTGGGAATGCTGAATAAGATTATCGGGACTGTACAGGATGTGAAACTGTTAAAAAATGCAAAAACAATGTCCTGCAGCAGTCTGGAGAACGACCTTCAGAGAAAATGGACAGATCAGGAAAGGAGAAGCAATGGATAA
- a CDS encoding iron-containing alcohol dehydrogenase, whose translation MDNFTFYSPTKFCFGKNAEDNLGELLDWIGSRKVMIFHMSGPELRSGILDRVKETLAEGQIEFVEAGGVKANPRLDYTLKCIETAKEEKVDSVLAIGGGSCIDTAKATAAGALCGDDFWEHFQKNIPFEKALPIGAIVTIAASGSEGSEACLLKDEEHNIKVGLHSEVFRPAYAIENPELTFSLPKYQTACGITDIMMHVIERYFTNTKGTELTDQLSEGVLRTMIKYGPVVMEKPDHYEARAEIMWAGVIAHNGICGVGREIDLASHMIQDVIGGLYDSAHGAGLATIAPAWMRYVYKHDIPRFVRFATEVWRVPNDPFDQEAVALEGIRRTKEFFKSLGMPVTLHELGVCEKDMDFLCKNRCAGHFVELYEEDIRKVYELAK comes from the coding sequence ATGGATAACTTTACATTTTACAGTCCCACTAAATTTTGTTTTGGAAAAAATGCAGAGGACAATTTGGGAGAACTGCTTGACTGGATCGGTTCAAGAAAGGTCATGATTTTTCATATGAGCGGTCCGGAACTAAGGTCAGGTATTCTTGACCGGGTGAAAGAAACACTTGCAGAAGGACAGATTGAATTTGTAGAAGCAGGCGGTGTAAAAGCAAATCCCAGGCTTGATTATACCTTGAAATGTATAGAAACAGCAAAAGAAGAAAAGGTGGACTCGGTTCTTGCTATCGGCGGAGGAAGCTGCATTGATACGGCCAAAGCCACTGCAGCAGGGGCGCTGTGCGGGGATGATTTTTGGGAGCACTTCCAAAAAAATATTCCGTTTGAGAAGGCACTCCCCATTGGGGCCATTGTAACGATTGCGGCATCCGGGAGCGAGGGCTCCGAGGCATGTCTGTTAAAAGACGAGGAACATAATATAAAAGTAGGACTGCACAGCGAAGTATTTCGTCCTGCCTATGCCATCGAGAATCCGGAGCTGACGTTCAGTCTGCCCAAATATCAGACGGCGTGCGGGATTACAGACATTATGATGCATGTGATCGAACGCTATTTTACCAATACAAAGGGGACGGAACTTACGGATCAGCTGAGCGAGGGTGTCTTGCGGACGATGATAAAATATGGTCCGGTAGTGATGGAGAAACCGGACCACTATGAAGCAAGGGCAGAAATTATGTGGGCTGGGGTCATTGCTCACAACGGGATCTGCGGCGTGGGACGTGAGATCGATTTAGCCAGCCACATGATACAGGACGTGATCGGCGGGCTGTATGATTCCGCTCATGGAGCGGGCCTTGCAACCATCGCACCTGCATGGATGCGGTATGTATATAAACATGATATACCGAGGTTTGTACGTTTTGCAACAGAAGTATGGAGAGTACCAAATGACCCCTTTGACCAGGAAGCAGTGGCTTTAGAGGGAATCCGGAGAACAAAAGAATTTTTTAAATCACTTGGAATGCCTGTGACCCTTCATGAACTTGGAGTCTGTGAAAAGGATATGGACTTTCTCTGCAAAAACCGATGCGCCGGGCATTTTGTGGAGCTTTACGAAGAAGATATCCGGAAAGTATATGAGCTGGCAAAATAA
- a CDS encoding zinc-dependent alcohol dehydrogenase, whose translation MKGLKRISEKPNDMVLMDLPEPRLPGDDWLKVKVSYAGICGSDIKMFHMDCSAPDSKLRPPVIPGHEFSGIVWEKGSAVHHVEVGDRVVCHTMVKPCGRCEYCLTGNWGLCRERKGIGSDINGAFAEFLVCPAKNAIKIPEELPLDTAALTEPLACSVRIVEEIGKIRRGEKAVIFGPGPIGACCAMTVRANGAVPVIVGTKHSRHRMEVLQDNGIQCFINDEKLPKNILDYFGGYADMAVDAVGKEAVFQSTFHVVKKLGRIVVGAIDESSTGYSVNMTKVFGSQIKVLPSCSSTPKGWHEALNLLSEHQDEFKKFISGSYPLEQWDRAFQKAESRDGFKIMLRP comes from the coding sequence ATGAAAGGATTAAAAAGAATCAGTGAGAAACCAAACGATATGGTGCTTATGGACCTTCCGGAACCCCGGCTGCCGGGAGACGACTGGTTAAAAGTGAAGGTGTCCTATGCAGGGATCTGCGGATCAGATATCAAAATGTTCCACATGGATTGTTCCGCCCCTGACAGTAAACTGAGGCCTCCTGTGATTCCGGGACATGAGTTCAGCGGGATTGTGTGGGAAAAGGGCAGTGCCGTTCACCATGTGGAAGTTGGTGACAGAGTTGTCTGTCATACGATGGTAAAACCTTGTGGGAGATGTGAATACTGTCTGACCGGAAACTGGGGACTCTGCAGAGAAAGAAAAGGCATTGGATCTGATATAAACGGCGCATTTGCAGAATTCCTTGTTTGTCCCGCGAAAAATGCCATAAAGATTCCGGAGGAGCTGCCTCTGGATACGGCTGCCCTTACGGAGCCTCTGGCATGTTCTGTAAGAATTGTCGAAGAAATAGGAAAGATCAGGAGAGGAGAAAAAGCAGTAATTTTTGGTCCCGGACCCATCGGCGCCTGCTGTGCAATGACAGTCAGGGCAAATGGGGCGGTCCCTGTGATTGTCGGAACGAAACATTCCAGACACAGAATGGAAGTTTTGCAGGACAACGGGATCCAATGTTTTATCAATGATGAGAAACTGCCGAAAAATATATTAGATTATTTCGGCGGATACGCGGATATGGCGGTTGATGCGGTAGGGAAAGAAGCTGTTTTTCAAAGCACTTTTCATGTGGTGAAAAAGCTGGGAAGGATTGTGGTCGGAGCCATTGATGAATCAAGCACAGGCTACTCTGTCAATATGACAAAAGTTTTTGGCAGCCAGATTAAAGTTCTTCCGTCCTGTTCCTCCACTCCAAAAGGATGGCATGAAGCTTTAAACTTGTTAAGCGAACATCAAGACGAATTTAAAAAGTTCATCAGCGGCAGCTATCCTCTGGAACAATGGGACAGAGCATTCCAAAAAGCGGAAAGCAGGGATGGATTTAAAATCATGCTGAGGCCATAA
- a CDS encoding PTS sugar transporter subunit IIB translates to MNRLINAMVACGSGIATSTVAAGNIQEIFDELGVRVQLTKCSISDIPANSDGMDIIFVTNNYRGEVPCPIINVTSFITGIKKDKTVEKIKETILDILKN, encoded by the coding sequence ATGAACAGACTGATCAATGCGATGGTAGCCTGTGGAAGCGGGATTGCAACTTCAACGGTTGCGGCAGGCAATATTCAGGAAATATTTGACGAACTGGGGGTGAGAGTTCAGCTTACAAAATGCTCCATTTCAGATATACCGGCCAATTCCGACGGTATGGACATCATTTTTGTTACGAACAATTACCGGGGAGAAGTCCCTTGTCCAATCATCAATGTTACTTCATTTATAACAGGTATAAAGAAGGATAAAACAGTAGAGAAAATCAAAGAAACAATACTCGACATTCTAAAAAATTAA
- a CDS encoding PadR family transcriptional regulator: protein MVFNTGAALLDAIVLAVVSKEEEGSYGYKITQDVRRVLDVSESTLYPVLRRLRNEGCLEVYDRQCDGRNRRYYKVTSQGMIQLNLYRTEWKSYSFKITKIFEGGAVHE from the coding sequence ATGGTATTTAATACAGGAGCTGCTTTGCTGGACGCCATTGTCCTCGCGGTAGTCTCAAAAGAAGAAGAAGGGTCCTATGGGTATAAGATTACCCAGGATGTACGAAGAGTCCTGGATGTATCAGAGTCCACTTTATATCCTGTGCTGCGCAGACTCAGAAATGAAGGCTGCCTGGAAGTTTACGACAGGCAGTGCGACGGGAGGAACCGCAGGTACTATAAAGTGACCAGTCAGGGTATGATCCAGCTGAACTTATATAGGACAGAGTGGAAATCTTACTCATTTAAGATTACGAAAATATTTGAAGGAGGAGCAGTCCATGAGTAA
- a CDS encoding DUF1700 domain-containing protein, with amino-acid sequence MSKKEFLDQLAYLLQDIAPEERDDAIGYYVDYFEEAGPEREQQVIEELGSPEKIAAMIRDSLNGTTGEDEYTENGYHNRRYDENTKMPEKAKKESGFHFKGNRDRNLILIVLIVVGTVVLGLPLIGVIGGTAVGIVGIFFGFISGVAGISVGLLAGGIGVFAAGIVKMFTQLPTGFMMCGGGLIMMAVGLLFCVLFVWILVTVFPPLIRGVVNLIRRLFHKGGEEA; translated from the coding sequence ATGAGTAAAAAAGAATTTCTGGACCAACTGGCATATTTGCTTCAGGACATTGCGCCGGAAGAACGGGATGATGCAATTGGATATTATGTGGATTATTTTGAGGAGGCGGGACCGGAACGTGAGCAGCAGGTGATCGAGGAATTGGGGAGCCCTGAAAAAATCGCCGCCATGATCCGGGATTCACTGAACGGTACGACCGGAGAAGATGAATATACAGAAAATGGATATCATAACCGGAGATATGATGAAAACACGAAGATGCCAGAGAAAGCAAAGAAAGAATCGGGCTTTCATTTCAAAGGGAACCGGGACCGGAATCTGATCCTCATTGTTTTGATTGTTGTGGGTACAGTGGTACTGGGGCTTCCTCTGATTGGTGTGATTGGAGGAACAGCAGTCGGAATTGTCGGTATATTTTTCGGCTTTATATCCGGAGTTGCCGGAATCAGTGTGGGGCTTCTGGCAGGAGGGATCGGTGTATTCGCTGCCGGAATTGTAAAGATGTTTACGCAGCTTCCCACAGGATTTATGATGTGCGGCGGCGGTTTGATTATGATGGCAGTGGGACTCTTGTTCTGTGTACTTTTTGTCTGGATCCTCGTAACAGTATTTCCGCCCTTGATCAGAGGAGTCGTAAATCTGATCCGGAGGCTGTTTCATAAAGGGGGAGAAGAAGCATGA
- a CDS encoding DUF4097 family beta strand repeat-containing protein, with protein MKKFYKVCLIICLVFTVAGAGCIIAAAAMGFSFTDTYHYVRDKVNGYSGKYEDEEAERLEFPKDKVKKITIKVGSRDLSIVRGEGSQIVLTTKGSRKLFQSQLNEGLNELTIRSKSSVHRPFFFDYGYEQAILSIPKDVNLDDFSLDVGSGDFVSEELKSKRMRIQCGSGDIKLSGIKSDNIDIQCGSGNIEADIWDSRVNYRYNINVGSGDVVFDGHELEHSNKEGTWGNGTKFIDVQCGSGDINIDFLNNI; from the coding sequence ATGAAAAAATTTTATAAGGTCTGTCTGATCATCTGTCTGGTATTTACAGTTGCAGGAGCAGGCTGCATTATCGCAGCGGCAGCGATGGGATTTTCCTTTACGGATACTTATCACTATGTGAGAGATAAAGTAAATGGCTACTCAGGCAAATATGAAGACGAAGAGGCAGAGCGGCTGGAATTTCCGAAAGACAAAGTAAAGAAGATAACAATAAAGGTAGGCAGCAGGGATCTGTCCATTGTCAGAGGAGAAGGAAGTCAGATCGTGCTCACTACAAAAGGAAGCCGCAAACTGTTTCAATCTCAGCTAAACGAGGGCCTCAATGAACTGACGATCCGGTCAAAATCTTCGGTTCACCGTCCCTTTTTCTTTGATTATGGATATGAACAGGCAATTTTGAGCATACCAAAAGATGTAAACCTGGATGATTTCAGTCTGGATGTGGGGAGCGGAGATTTTGTATCAGAGGAATTGAAATCCAAAAGAATGAGGATTCAGTGCGGAAGTGGAGACATCAAATTGTCCGGAATCAAGTCTGATAATATTGATATTCAGTGCGGAAGCGGGAATATAGAGGCGGACATATGGGACAGCAGGGTTAATTACAGGTATAATATTAATGTGGGAAGTGGAGACGTAGTCTTTGACGGACACGAACTGGAACACAGCAATAAAGAAGGAACCTGGGGTAATGGGACCAAATTTATTGATGTTCAATGCGGAAGCGGAGACATTAACATAGACTTTTTGAACAATATATAA
- a CDS encoding PspC domain-containing protein, with protein MSSKRLYKSREDKMVCGVCGGIAEYFDVDPTLVRLGAVLLGCSGTGILVYIVAAVIIPERRY; from the coding sequence ATGAGCAGTAAACGATTATATAAATCAAGAGAGGACAAAATGGTCTGCGGCGTCTGTGGAGGAATCGCAGAATATTTCGATGTGGACCCGACCTTGGTACGATTGGGCGCCGTACTGCTGGGATGTTCAGGAACCGGAATCTTGGTTTACATTGTGGCGGCAGTCATCATACCAGAGAGAAGGTATTAA